Below is a window of Equus quagga isolate Etosha38 chromosome 4, UCLA_HA_Equagga_1.0, whole genome shotgun sequence DNA.
acttttagtaaatttacaaagttgtgcaaccatcaccataacccaattttagaacatttccatccccacaaaaagaaaactcttgtCCATTTGCAGTCAATTCCTTCTCCAACACCagtcccaggcaaccactaatctactttctgtctcgatagatttgccttttctagacatttcatataaatgggatcatacaatatgtggtcttttgcatctggcttctttcacttagcataatgtttttgaagttcatgcatgttgtagtatgcatcaataattttttttattactaaatagAATTCCCTTGTATAGATATACCCTATTCAGCAGTTGatggaaatttagatttttttctactttttaagttattatgaataaggctTCTGTGAATGTTTATGTACAAGTCTTTatgtagatatttatttcttttgagtaGTGTAGGGGAtcaaaattggccaccccaaaatgtgtctctttggcttgattatttttaaggacaaaaatctctgaaggaaactttgaccttccctctaactgcctaaaagaatttcagaCAGAATGCCCTGAGAGGAAGGGGCTATCACTATAGATAATTCTAGGTGTGGAAGACCAGAAGGAATCTAATAAGGGCCACTTTTTCAAAAGATCTCTTTCAGGtcccattgtctatagatggcccagcaaacatttgtttatcaaacatttgcttttccatctccatgtgagttgccttcctcccctttgaaatcccaaaccactacccacaacatcctcctttgtctttaggtAAAGATGgaatttaaggtggtggcttcagccattttggtgagttactcagttttcctgggtttctcccatgtactcatattattaaactttgtttgtttttctcctgtttttctgtctcctgtcaatttacttcttaggccagccagaaggacctagaggggagaggaaattattattcctcccctacagtagATACcagggagtggaattgctgagtcatatggtaaatttaagtttaagatttttttttaattgccaaagGCTCTTCAAAGTGGCCccaacattttacatttccattagCAACATGAAGATCCCTACATCTCCACATCTATGCCACAAATAAATGTCTGTCTCTTTCATTATtgtcattctagtgggtgtgaagtggtatctcattgtggttttaatttgtgttttcctaatgAATAATGATATGATAcagagaatcttttcatgtgcttattagtcaTCTTTAGGTTCTCTTTGGTGAAATCTCTATTCAAGTCTtgccttttcttaaaaattgggttctgtcttcttattgagttgtgagatttctttatatattctggttagAAGTATTTTGTTAGaaatatgatttgtgaatatattCTCTAAATTTGTGGcttgtatttccatttccttaatggtgtcttttgaagtgcaaaagttttgaattttgatgaagtctaatttataatttttttcttttaaggattatgctattggtatcatatctaagaactctttaaTCCAAGGACACAAAGAatttcttctatctttttctctaaatgttgtagagttttagctcttagatttaggtctattatccattttgagttaatcgtTCATGTGTGGTACGAAATAAGGATCTAAATCcatctttttgtatgtggatatccaaaTGACCTAGCACCATGGGTCTCTCAGGTACCATGGGGGACTATCTTTTCCCTCATTGAATTATCTAAAcagctttgtcaaaaatcaatttaccataaatataagaatttatttctggactctcaattctgttccattgatcaaaTATGTCTGTCCTCATGTCAATACCACACTATCCTacttattgtagctttatagtacattttaaaattgaaaggtGTAagttctctgattttatttttcaagattgttttgactattctgggaAACAGCCTTGcatacttagaataaattccacttgttcatggtgtataattatttttatgtattaaaatatttggtaatattctgttgatgatttttgcatctaagttcaggAGGGatgtttgtagttttatttttttgcagtgtCTTTTATAACAGCTTTGCACTGGCCTCctaaatgagttgggaagtgtttcctcctcttctattttctggaaaagattgtgtaAACTTAgtgttaattatcttttaaaggtTTGATCGAATTCTCCAATGAGACTATCTGGGTCTGAAGGTTTCATTTTAGAgagctttttaattaaaaatttaatttccctAACAGTTATAGGGCTTTTCAGATCATCTATTTCATCTAATTCATTTCAGTTTTGGCAGTTTATGGTTTTAAAGGAATTATCCCATTTATTCTAAGCTATTTATGAGCATAAACTTGTATGTACTACTCCtctgttatattttcttaatggCTGCAATATCTGGAATGatgtctcttatttcctttgtaatATTGGTAATTGTGTTCTATTTTCGTCAGTCTTGCtggaggtttatcaattttactgatatttttgaagaaccagcctcttgtttccttgggtttttgtaatgttttcctatctccaattttattttctgttctttattatttaattccttctgtttgctttgggtttattttgtccttttctaatttcttgaagTAAGAACAACTATTGAATGATACCTTTCCTCATCTTTAATGgaagcatttagtgctataaattttcctctctgTACTGCTTTAGCTAAATCCtgcatattttgatatgttgtgttttcacttttattttagttctatgtactttatttcttttgagacttcctctttgacccataattatttagaaatgtgtttgcTCAGTTTCCAAGTGTTTCAAGAGTTTCCTGTTGTCTTTGTTACAGATTTTCAGTTTCATCCCATTACAGTCAGAGCACACACTCCATTGTGACTGCAATTCTTTTACCTTTGTCAAGGATTCTTTTATGGTATATCttacgttttgttttgtttttttctatttggtgAATGACCCAGGGGCAATCGAGAAAaatgtattctgctattgttgggtggTCTGTTTTTTATATGCTAATTAGATCCTGTTGATTGATtgtgttgttcagatcttctatatCCTTAAGACTTTTTCCCTAATAGTTCTCTCAGTTGCTGGAGAGGAGGGGTGTTGAAGTTCCCAACTATAATCGTAGATCCTTCTTTCTCATTGCAgctttatcagtttttgcttcatgtatttgaGGCTCCATGGTTTAGTTTGTATCCATTTAGTATATTGTGtcttgacccttttatcattatatgatgTCTTTTGTCTCTGGTAATTTGCTTTGCTTTGAAACCTACTTTATGAGATATTAATGTTGCCACTcctgctcttcttttttattattaatgtataCATGgcatatcattttccatccttctacTTTCAACCTACCTGTGTATGAATTTGAAATTGGTGTTCCAAGTGAATttcttatatgcagcatatagtgttttttttccttaatccaCGCTgccaatctgtgtcttttgattggtgtatttagaccatttacatttaaggtaagTAGTGATATGTTAACACTTTAGTAtgctattttattgtttattttctatttgcttcctctgcttctcattgcagttttttctctttattgcctTTCTACAGGTTACTTGAACATGTTTTAGGATTCCATCATGATTTATTTATAGCACTTTTGAGTTTGTCTGTTTGTATGGTTTTCATAGTGGTTGCTCTGGGTGCTACTTATAACCATGTACTAGTATCTACATTTACCACTTCAAATGAAGTCTAGAAACCTCACTTCCGTATAGGTCCCTTTACCTTCCCCACCTTTAAGTATCATTGTTTTGAGTATTAGGtggtattataatttttgtttcaatcataaaatattatttataaaactcATAAGGAAAACAATTGTCTATTGTGGGGACTCATATTTCTGCTCTTCCtactgtttcttcctgattcctaATGCTGtaagtttccttcttttatcattttcttctgtttgaagAACTTCTTTATCCTGTAGGGGTAGGTCTGCTACTCACAAAATATTTTAGTGTTCATTCATCTGTGAATGTTTTATTGTCCCTTTATTCCTGAAAgatagttttgccagatacaGAATAATGGGTcaaacagttcttttctttcagcccttaaaaagtattttgccatttctttcttcatgGTTTCACATGAGAAATCCATTCAAATTAGTGTTCCCCTACAGGGAATGCATTGTTTCTTTCTGGCtgcttctaagatttttttttttttgtctttagttttcaaaagtttaattaagatgtgtcttggcatggattctttgggtttatcctgtttggtaTTCAGTCAGCTTCTAGATTCATTCAATCACTAGGTTGGTGTCTTTCATCAAatctgggaagttttcagccattatttcttcaaatactcaTTCATCCCcactctttctcttctattttctgggacTCCAAATATATGCATAGTGAATATAttgtccctgaggctctgttcattttttccagtCTATTTTCTATTGTTCAGATTGAGTGAATTCTACTGTTCtatcctcaagttcactgattctgtcctccatCATCACCACTCTACTCTTGAACCCATCCagtgagtttttgttttatttttcagctttatcatttccatttgtttcttttttgcacaatttctatttcttttctgaaattttctattttttcatttaagagAATTTGTAATCGATTGTTTTAACACTTTTATAAAGTCTGCCTTAAAATTcttatctgataattccaacatctgattcatctcagtgttggcatcagttgattttgtttttccttcaagtTGTGGTTTTCTTAGTTCTCTGTTTGTATTCTAGACATTTTGTCTATCATGTTAGGACCCTCTGAGCCctatttaatgatttattttacagGGAGTTACTCTATTTAGGTTTAACATATGAATCTTAGCCTACTTTGTGGGTTGTAATTCCAATGGCTGCTTAATTTTCAGAGCCTTTGTGGTGTTATTTTGGTCTGCGTGATGTATTCAGTGATGCTGGGGCTTGCACTAGTCTCTGTTGGTGCTGCCTGAGGGGGTGGCAGGAATTTCCTCTGGCTGGGTTACCAGCTATTTCTTGGTGAGGGAGGGGTGTGGAGAAATCCTTCTATTGATATCCCCCGGCTACCCAGGTTTTTCTGGGCCAGAGAGGAGAGTCTCAGTTCCATGGAGACAGTGGCTTCCAGAACCAGGTTGCTAGCTACAGGACTGCTAGCTGTGACAGGTCTTTTTTCACAGTCCTACCAGTCAGCTCTAGAGTCTCTGGCCCTCAGAGACAAAGAGGCTCCCCCAGCTGTACCACCTGCTTTACCTCAGTCTCTCTTACTGGTTCCTCCAACCCACTGCAGTCTGTCCCCATGGAAGAGTCTCTGTCCCAGCAGAGAAGGAGAATACTTCCCCCAGTCACTTATATTTGGCAGGGCTCCCCTGCCTAAAGTTGTCAGAGGGACTCCCACTAGATCCAGGAGGAAGAATGAGCTACTGGGCTACCTTTTGTTGCTAGATGAGAAGATGGAAAATGCCAGATCTGGGTGGCCACCTTCTTTTGGTTGGGGGATGCAAGATGCCCTGCCTTTATCTTGTTCCTCTGGTCCTAGGTTCCCAAATCAGCTCGCCTTCTTCTTAATATTCTTAAGAGTTCCCCTTTGCCTATTTCTTGTGCCATTTCCAAGGTTTATAAATTTGTGTTCAGTGGGgaagagcaaggaaaaaaaggtcCATGCTATCTTGTCCAGACCAGAAGTCTCTCACCTACTGAATTTTATGTGTTCATCatctgttaaaatttttatttatttattttttttgctaattTAGACCCAGTTACATTATGGATATCAAAAATcctaaagaggggccagcccggtggcacagaggttaagtgtgcacgttctgctttggcagcctggggttcactggttcgaatcccaggtgcagacatggcactgcttcacaagccatgctgtggtaagcatcccacatataaagtagaggaagatgggcacagaagttagctgagggccagccttcctcagcaaaaagaggaggattggcagcagatgttagctcagggttaatcttcctcaaaaaaaaaaaaaaaaatcccaaagaaaccTTTGCCCAATGCAGACATTTAAACTATTTTCTCCACACACAATGAGGCTGGGAAAAAATGGATATATCAACACAACAGGATCTAAATTGAGCTTAAGGCCATACGCATAAAGATACTGTTGaggcatacacatacatacatatacacacacacacacacacacacacacccctcctttCAGGCCATCTCCTTCCAATCTGCTCAGGGAGGGTCTCTACATCAAGCACAAATGGATTCATAAAGCCACCAAAGGGGCTGGGTAAAATggccccctcctcctggggctctCTGAGTGGCAAAACCTGCCTGGATGCTTCTGCTTGGGAAACCTCAACTCTGCAAAGCTGAGTGGTGCCAGGAGAAAGGTGGCCCCAGAACTACCCAAGTTGGCCTGGCTCCTCTGCAAGCTTTAGTAGGGAAGAAAGCTTAACCCAGTCAAGGGCACCAAAGTAGATATTTATTTGGGGCAGAATCCTCAGGCCAgtacattttacttcttttctatttatttatatactgtgATTCCCAAGaaacatttaaagtgattttaatgggtacataatatataagaaaatataaattagacgtaggcaaagaaaaaaaaaagagcaacatgAGGAAAACAAGGAACATGAATAAGGTTGGTGCAAAACTGCTTCTTTGTGATTTTCTACACTTGTAATAAATAACCCATGAGAGGGCATATTGCTGGGCTATTTCCTGTGCCATCTCTGGCTGGACCCTCAGGAGCACTCAGGACTGGGCACGGTGCAGCAAGGTGGAATCCTAACATGGAGATGCGCTATAGGGATAGAGACAAGTTCCCATGGACATTTCCATATAGTACTCCATAGATTTCCCGCTCCTGAAACATAGTTGATTTCTTCTTAAAGATTCCTGAGTTCTCCCTTTGAGAATGGCCATGGTTCTGAGCAGGGTAACCTAGTTGAACACTCAGGCTACTAAGTTCCAGAGGGATCGCATCCCACTTAGGGTCCATTACAAGTCAGAGACTATCTAAATATGCAGAGAATATGAACCAAGGCTAAAACTACAGTCATCAATTTCTCAAActcttgtttttaatattcttctaTTTGATTCTCAGAATCTAAGCCAAAACTGTTAGATACAGACTTGCAGTGTCCCTCCCACGTCAGCTGGAAAACTGGGTGATGCTGATGACGTGCCGAGAAGCAGCCACAGAAGTAGTGCTGTGCCCGGTGACTAAATGACCACACTCCTTCCACTATGGGAGCTCTCCCTCTCCTGAGGaatagaaaaacacagaaaaaattcCAATCAGTTGAGAGCCATTGTCTATGCATACAATACACAAGGTACACTTGATTCTGGTGCAAATCCTGGGGCCGGGGGGGGGCGGGTGGTGCTGGGACAGCAGATCACATATATCTTGATTCTTCATGAAGCCAATCTCTCCCCCAGACTTagatctctcttctttcctaCCTCTCTGGAGCTTCCCTCAAAGTCTCcaatttctgaaaatttcttaGTCTCATTCACTCTGCTTCTTGCAGATTTTTAACATCTTCAAGTCTCCCTTAGACTGAGAAAGGTACCCTGTTTCAGTCATCAGTCCATCTCCCTACTATTCGTGCATGAAGACACGCCCAGTTCTACTTTCCCGATTTGTATTCTCCTGAACCATTCCTTCTCAGCCCTATTGTAAAGAGTTTAGCTTCATACCTTAGTCTTTCTCtgaagttatttttcaaagatcACTATTTACCCCTTCCTGACCCAGCTCAGTGGCTTTTACTCAGAAGTTATTCCACTTGATCTCTGGGCTTTTTCAACTTGCTCTATGAGGGCAAGGACTCTGGTTTGCATGTCTCATATTTCTCTAAGTGTTACAAGGGAAGATTTTTATTTAgggtttgctttgctttttgtgaggaagattcaccctgaactaacatccgttgctaatcctttttttttttttttgcttgagggagtttagccctgagctaacatctgcaccattcttcctctttatatgtgggatgcctccacagcatggctgatgagtggagtaggtctgcacctgggagctgaacctgcaaacctgggccaccaaagtggagtgtgcagaactttaaccactcggccacggggccagccccttatttagGTTTTGAATATCTACAGCTGCAGTCTGTGAAGGTGACCTTTCTTACcttatttgaaatggaaaaataatatatctgTCCCAAAACATACTGTTTAAAACAttgcatatgcatatatttcaggttgctataaaaaaaatttgagtgTTTCCATTTTATCAGGAAAGTGAGTTTTAGGGGGCACAGTTTCTAATCAAAACGCTATGGGATGAATGCTTTCTGACACAAAGGAAAGCATGAAATGGGGCCAAAGGAATTTGTCCAGGGCTTGCTGAAGAAAAACCTAGACATGCTCAAGGAATAGACATTTTGAAAGTAGAAGATTAAAGTAGAAGGAAGTagattttaaagaagatttattGAAAGTAGAAGATTAAGTATCCTGAtctaaaaagtttttctttcttaaatcagAGTCAAGAAGGAATTTTCAGAAATCTTGGATTCTCTGCAGAAAGTCTGAGCTCACTTGGAGAGGAAAGGACACAGTTGCTTTCTCTGCTATGAGAACAGGTGTGCACAGGCCAAGTTTGGAACAAATCAGAAATGCCTTGGGAAGCTGTATCTGATAGGGCAGgattagaaagaaagatgatCGATTTGAAGGAGGCCAGGAACCCAGAGGCCACTCAGTCTGAAACCACTGGAGCTTAAAGCTTGACGTTACAGCTTTTTATATTTCCGAGGTTATAGCCTTTGTGGAATGAAAAGACCACCAGACCTAGAGTGAGAAGACCTTGGCTGGAGTCCTGGTTCTGGAGTCAAATAGGAGGTTTCTCAATATGACTTCCATTTTCTCACGGGCATTGGGCAGAGACTAGTTCTTAACTATTTCGGGTTCCCAAGAGATCATCTACATGGAGGCCCTTGTCTGTTGCTATCTACTTGTTAAACATTATTCTTAAGAGAGAAGGTGCATGTGCGCCAAAAGATTTCAATTAATTCATATTGCtatgaatatttaataaagtattttCAATAAGTTTTGTAAAAAGTTATGGTAAAGCTGTAACTGCTGAAAACTTGATTTCAGAAAATACTGACACGTGAACTCAAGGAGTGAACAGAAACTTCGTTATAGATAATCGAAGATCACCATCTAGTGGCCCCTTGTATTATAACTTCTGAAGCTGGCTGCAAGCTCCACAgattttggaggctgggaaagcGTGTGGACAGCATCAGCTCCAccaaagaaaggagggaagagcgAGACTATGGCCCTGGAGACTTCTGCTTCACTAAAGGAATTCGCAATGCAAGTTACAAACAAAACATTGTCCTCTTCAACTAATCTTCTAAATCAAGCTTTGGTCCTGGGCCTCAGGTCATTCATAATATAAGCAGACAGTTGAATGTGATAAAGTGATAACTCTTTGGCAGATAAGCTCAGATGGATGCAAAACAAgaaaggcttttaaaattatcttgagcaaattatttgCTTCTCATGAGCAACTTTACAATTGAAAATAGGGTTTGCTTGCGGTAGAATTCTTGGTGTGTACATCTTGATGATAAAGGAAGCTATGATACTTCcccaaaatgaggaagaaatagtCACCAGAAAACATCATTGCCCCacataattttcttctctctttctaatgAGGCAGCATGAGTTATTGCAAAGGGCACAGGTTTAAGAGTCAGAGGGCTATGTCCAAATTCTGGCTTCACTCCCTATtgcctgtgtgactttggcatgTTACTTAGTCTTTCTGAGTGTCACAGGggtgttgcaaagattaaatgaaacaaggCTTGGAAAGGGCTTACCCCAGTGTCTGGAAAGTAACTGGTGTTCCTTTTACCCTTCTCTCACTTATAAGAAGTCACATAATTTaacttagaagaaaagaaaagaaaaaacttaactTAGAAGAAAACGGTGTTTGGATTTGGGGTGCAAAACTGGCttttaacttacatttttctgttaaaatgaaGATAGATAGTTTGGTCACTATACGACTGAAGTAACAGTAATTGTCTCAGCTTTGACTGACTCTGTTTTCTTTGAGGATGTAATTTTCTTACTTGGTAACATGGAAGAAAGAGTTGTGTCCACTgtcaaaatgaagataatactaCAAACCTCACAGAgagttgtcaggattaaatgagatgttgcATAAATGTCCATAGTTCAGTACCACTTAGTGAGGGTACTGctaattttcattattactgGTCTTTGCCTCTCATGGGCCATCTGTGAGAATATGATATCATTGCCATTGATTATTTCAGAAATGCTTGAGGGCCTCTGCTGCCTTCTTCCTGAATCTCTCTCATCAAGGTTCTTCCCTAGAAAGACCAGCACTGTGGCTCGCATAATGTGCCTGCTCCTTTGCACAGACCGTGTGCGTGACTGGTTTTTAAACAAATCGCAGCAGAACTTGCATTTCCTAATGAGAGTTATATCCTTCAAAATGTGTGAGAGACTAAAATTCTTGTTGCTATAACATTTCTCTCCTCTGGGAATTTCTCTGAGAGCCTACTGCATATCCCTTTATCTCAACAAAAGCGAAACAAAAAGAGATTTGGGTCAAATAGAGAAACAGACTTTCATGGGTAGCTTGTAAGTTGGCTCTGAAGGCagttcataaatttttttttttttgaggaagatcagccctgagctaacatctgctgccaatcctcctctttttgctgaggaagactggccctgagctaacatccgtgcccatcttcctctactttatatgtgggacgcctgccacagcatggcttgccacgcagtgccaagtctgcacctgggatccaaattggccAACCCCAACCCTGGTGGcccaagcggaacatgcgaacttaaccgctgcaccaccaggcagccccccattcataaatatttttgagcaatgGCAgcatagttttgcaaaatgacaACATGAAAGGAATACCATCCTTTAGGTATATTAATtataacatgattttttaaaagtcacatcttaaaaaaaagtctatattCAAAGGCCCCAAAGGCCTACGTCTGCCTCTGTGCCCCTTTTAGGCTGGTAAGCTATGACTGACACCCACTGGTACCTTACCTATTCAGAGTCTTAAAGTTTTGACCCATAATTGAGatatcatgtgtttttttttttcaaatcagccTAATGATCCTTTCCAGGAGGACTCAGAGGGCCTCATCAAATACAAAAGGGCCTTGCATACTGACTTGCAGCACCCAGCAGTGGCACAAACGTCCTCTGTCGGTGGTCTAATTTGGGGTATGGAAATAGGGCTGCTAAGTAAAGCAAGGCAGCTATGACAGGAAGTAAAGCCTTAGCTGTGAAGACgtgttcaagtcccagctcctcTATGCACAAGGTGCTTATCTACTCTGAgcttcatttcctcacctgtgaaatggggggACCCTGCCTGACCTGCCTCACCGGACACATGAGGGCTGCGCTAGGATGACAAGGCTCTTTGTCAGCAGCAGCATGAACCCCTCCCGCCCTCCGCCCTCACTGGGTCCTTCTAGCTCTAGCACGGGGGCTCACCAAGCCCACAGGACAAGCTGTGCAAAAAGGGAGGGGGTACCCTCAGCGGTGGCACGGCGTGGCCTGTGTCTGCCGTGGCCCAGCCCGACTGAAGGGTCCTTTCTGCCCACGCCCGACCGCAGCAGGATGCCCAGGCTCACCGAGCGCCTCTCCACACTCCCTTTTTTCCTGCCattcttgcctgaggtcacatccAGGGAGCGGTAACTGGGTGGCTTCTCCTCAGGCCAGGGTGGGGAGCGCgagcggcggcgggggcgggggctcccccagctccagggctGCCTCTCCTTGTCCCCGTCGGAGCTCCCGGAGCTGAGGCCCGCGCGCGGTGGAGGCGAGTAGCTGCGGGGCCTGCGCCCGCGCCGCCTCGGGCCACCCTCCCGGGGGCTGGGCCCGCGCCGCCGCTCTCGCTCGGGGTAGCGGCTCCGGAGCGGCCGGTGGCTGGGCCGCCAGCGGGCCTCGCTGGACGAGGGGCCGTCGCTGAGGCTGTCCCCGTCCGACCAGGGCATGGGTGACCCCTTGAGCCTGGAGCCGTGGTGCCTTCCACTCCGTTGTTGGCTCAGCTCCCTTCGCTCCAGCGCCCAGTGCTTAGGCTCCCGGTCCCGGAGCTCCGGGTGGAAATCAGAAGAGTGGCGCTGCCGTCCTCCCTCCCTCAGATCCCAGGGTCCCGGGGGAAGGGGGCTGAGCCGTGGCTGGCGGGAGGTGGTGCTGGTCCTCCGCGAGGATGGCAGGTCTCCGATCAGCGGGGGCAGGTGGATGACTCTGCGTTCCACCACCTCAGAGCCCAGGGAAGACAGCATGCTCCAGGGTTGGCCACGTATGGCTTTGGGGTCAGGCGGCAGAGGCTGGGCCAGGTTGAGGTTCCGCAACTCTTTCTCCAAATACTCTAGGACACCATTGGTGATGGGAGGGTGAGCGGTGGTCTGGGTCATTGGCATCTGTGGGAGGCTGGATCGCAGGGACAAATCTGAATGGAAACAAGGATAAGAACATGCAGAACTGCTGGCCCAAAACATGCTCCTCAGAATCAGGGCAGGAAAATGCCACATTATTTAGCTTGCATCCGTCCCCTCCCATCCTCAATCACCAAGATACCCACCATATTGGTCATGAAGGCCTGATGCAGCCCATGCTCCTACCcttgccctctcccaccccaaatCTCTGACAAGGTTTACCTCGCTGCAGCAGTGGGTGCATTGGATAAGATGAAAACTGGGAGCTCCTGTCCGCCCCCCAGAATACAGGTTTTTCCATCATCTGGGGGCCTAGGGCCTGAGCCTGCTTCATGTAGCGGTGGCgggccagggctgcaggggaaaaaggagaaatgcagACCCTCAGCCAGAGCAAAGCCCA
It encodes the following:
- the ILDR1 gene encoding immunoglobulin-like domain-containing receptor 1 isoform X3, encoding MGPELPAPWLLLFTWLPAGCLSLLVTVQHTERYVTLFASIVLKCDYTTSAQLQDVVVTWRFKSFCKDPIFDYYSASYQAALSLGQDPSNDCSDNQREVRIVAQRRGQNEPVLGVDYRQRKITIQNRADLVINEVMWWDHGVYYCTIEAPGDTSGDPDKEVKLIVLHWLTVIFIILGALLLLLLIGVCWCQCCPQYCCCYIRCPCCPTRCCCPEEDLSLRSSLPQMPMTQTTAHPPITNGVLEYLEKELRNLNLAQPLPPDPKAIRGQPWSMLSSLGSEVVERRVIHLPPLIGDLPSSRRTSTTSRQPRLSPLPPGPWDLREGGRQRHSSDFHPELRDREPKHWALERRELSQQRSGRHHGSRLKGSPMPWSDGDSLSDGPSSSEARWRPSHRPLRSRYPERERRRGPSPREGGPRRRGRRPRSYSPPPRAGLSSGSSDGDKERQPWSWGSPRPRRRSRSPPWPEEKPPSYRSLDVTSGKNGRKKGSVERRSERESSHSGRSVVI
- the ILDR1 gene encoding immunoglobulin-like domain-containing receptor 1 isoform X1, whose product is MGPELPAPWLLLFTWLPAGCLSLLVTVQHTERYVTLFASIVLKCDYTTSAQLQDVVVTWRFKSFCKDPIFDYYSASYQAALSLGQDPSNDCSDNQREVRIVAQRRGQNEPVLGVDYRQRKITIQNRADLVINEVMWWDHGVYYCTIEAPGDTSGDPDKEVKLIVLHWLTVIFIILGALLLLLLIGVCWCQCCPQYCCCYIRCPCCPTRCCCPEEALARHRYMKQAQALGPQMMEKPVFWGADRSSQFSSYPMHPLLQRDLSLRSSLPQMPMTQTTAHPPITNGVLEYLEKELRNLNLAQPLPPDPKAIRGQPWSMLSSLGSEVVERRVIHLPPLIGDLPSSRRTSTTSRQPRLSPLPPGPWDLREGGRQRHSSDFHPELRDREPKHWALERRELSQQRSGRHHGSRLKGSPMPWSDGDSLSDGPSSSEARWRPSHRPLRSRYPERERRRGPSPREGGPRRRGRRPRSYSPPPRAGLSSGSSDGDKERQPWSWGSPRPRRRSRSPPWPEEKPPSYRSLDVTSGKNGRKKGSVERRSERESSHSGRSVVI
- the ILDR1 gene encoding immunoglobulin-like domain-containing receptor 1 isoform X2, giving the protein MGPELPAPWLLLFTWLPAGCLSLLVTVQHTERYVTLFASIVLKCDYTTSAQLQDVVVTWRFKSFCKDPIFDYYSASYQAALSLGQDPSNDCSDNQREVRIVAQRRGQNEPVLGVDYRQRKITIQNRADLVINEVMWWDHGVYYCTIEAPGDTSGDPDKEVKLIVLHWLTVIFIILGALLLLLLIGVCWCQCCPQYCCCYIRCPCCPTRCCCPEEALARHRYMKQAQALGPQMMEKPVFWGADRSSQFSSYPMHPLLQRDLSLRSSLPQMPMTQTTAHPPITNGVLEYLEKELRNLNLAQPLPPDPKAIRGQPWSMLSSLGSEVVERRVIHLPPLIGDLPSSRRTSTTSRQPRLSPLPPGPWDLREGGRQRHSSDFHPELRDREPKHWALERRELSQQRSGRHHGSRLKGSPMPWSDGDSLSDGPSSSEARWRPSHRPLRSRYPERERRRGPSPREGGPRRRGRRPRSYSPPPRAGLSSGSSDGDKERQPWSWGSPRPRRRSRSPPWPEEKPPSYRSLDVTSGEGELP